One Sphingomonas sp. IW22 genomic window carries:
- a CDS encoding ParB/RepB/Spo0J family partition protein codes for MIQTVKLSKLRLSPINVRTAPDEQLQIGPMAASIEAKGVLQNLLVTPAKKPRGTFEVFDGGRRWRALRLLADRGTISETDYDVPVMVLTGEDAELSETSTATNFHQLKMTPAEECRAFQHFIGKSGDIDAVAKRFGVTRRFVEGRLRLAALAEPIFEALSKGEITLDIAKAYASTENREKQLLVWNTYKQSEVTADTIRRVIENETLKASDPIAILVGEPRYRAAGGKIDGDLFTDGNDRWVNPEIAHRLAGEIMENEARRIGEETGLAWIRPIASNYTHNAAHGLYRVILQSPELTEVQIARLAEIAERRNVLELEMQEPGLPEDEFKALDQEDDRLIAEAEAIENRPPALPDELKAHVGAFLVLTPQGEMRLDSQFYSEQPIVIEKPAGPVTGEDDPARDSTRRDEEPGAGRIRVAERGSSPTAHRPEAVAPGGKPLSGRLYDELAIQRRDILASCLLAQPALALDFALFVMIDARMCSAGGASDSAARYGTTIQAMGPQDPFVGDMPSSRARAYLAEAHDGLDAAWTEHDSEIERFEAFRALDDERKANWLAYIVALSLEAKPGLSNVQIPLHNRLATILEVDVAGWWRPTSENFFDRVNKGTILSLLHEIGGPSLTARHASLKKTEISESCQKLFAGELIVESEVKEAALAWVPNAMRFLDVPDGAIVDPFNEAEPNGLSDDGGALPTAEDEDVLDAVEA; via the coding sequence GTGATCCAGACCGTCAAACTCAGCAAGCTGCGTCTCTCGCCGATCAACGTGCGCACGGCGCCGGACGAACAGCTACAGATCGGACCCATGGCCGCGAGCATCGAGGCCAAGGGCGTTTTGCAGAACCTTCTCGTCACGCCGGCGAAGAAGCCGCGCGGCACCTTCGAGGTGTTCGACGGGGGCCGCCGCTGGCGCGCGCTTCGTCTCCTGGCGGACCGCGGCACGATCTCCGAGACCGACTACGATGTTCCGGTCATGGTGCTGACCGGGGAGGACGCCGAGCTCTCCGAAACGTCGACCGCCACCAACTTCCACCAGCTCAAGATGACGCCAGCGGAGGAGTGCCGCGCGTTTCAGCACTTCATCGGCAAGAGCGGCGACATAGACGCGGTGGCCAAGCGGTTCGGCGTCACCCGCCGCTTCGTCGAGGGTCGCCTCCGGCTCGCCGCGCTCGCAGAGCCGATCTTCGAGGCGCTGAGCAAGGGCGAGATCACGCTCGATATCGCGAAGGCATATGCGTCCACGGAGAATCGGGAAAAGCAGCTGCTCGTTTGGAACACCTACAAGCAGAGCGAGGTGACCGCCGACACGATCCGCCGCGTCATCGAGAACGAGACGCTGAAGGCCAGCGACCCCATCGCCATCTTGGTCGGCGAGCCGCGCTATCGGGCGGCCGGCGGAAAGATCGACGGCGACCTTTTCACTGACGGCAACGATCGTTGGGTCAATCCCGAGATCGCCCACCGGCTCGCCGGCGAGATCATGGAGAACGAAGCCCGGCGGATCGGCGAGGAGACGGGGCTCGCGTGGATCCGACCAATCGCCAGCAACTACACGCACAACGCGGCCCACGGCCTCTATCGGGTCATTCTCCAGTCGCCCGAGTTGACCGAGGTTCAGATTGCGCGGCTCGCCGAGATTGCCGAGCGCCGCAACGTGCTCGAGCTCGAGATGCAGGAGCCGGGCCTCCCGGAGGACGAGTTCAAGGCGCTCGATCAGGAAGACGATCGGCTCATCGCCGAGGCCGAGGCGATCGAGAACCGTCCTCCGGCGTTGCCGGATGAGCTGAAGGCGCATGTGGGCGCGTTTCTCGTCCTGACACCCCAGGGGGAAATGCGGCTCGACTCCCAGTTCTACAGCGAGCAGCCGATCGTTATCGAGAAGCCGGCCGGGCCAGTCACGGGCGAAGACGATCCTGCTCGCGACAGCACGCGTCGCGACGAGGAACCGGGTGCGGGGAGAATCCGCGTTGCCGAGCGTGGCTCCTCTCCGACGGCCCATCGGCCCGAGGCCGTGGCACCCGGTGGGAAGCCGCTCAGCGGGCGGCTGTACGACGAACTTGCCATCCAGCGGCGCGACATCCTTGCATCGTGCCTACTGGCGCAGCCCGCTCTGGCGCTCGACTTTGCCCTCTTCGTAATGATCGACGCGCGCATGTGCTCGGCCGGCGGCGCCTCCGACAGTGCGGCCAGATATGGCACGACGATCCAGGCGATGGGCCCGCAGGACCCGTTCGTCGGCGACATGCCGAGCTCCCGCGCGCGCGCCTATCTGGCTGAGGCTCATGACGGTCTCGATGCTGCCTGGACCGAGCATGACAGCGAGATCGAGCGCTTCGAGGCATTCCGCGCCCTCGATGACGAACGCAAGGCCAACTGGCTCGCCTATATCGTCGCGCTGTCGCTTGAGGCGAAGCCTGGTCTCTCCAATGTGCAGATACCTCTGCACAACCGGCTCGCTACAATTCTCGAGGTCGATGTCGCGGGTTGGTGGCGGCCTACCTCGGAGAATTTCTTCGACCGCGTGAACAAGGGCACCATTCTCAGCCTTCTGCACGAAATCGGCGGGCCGTCCCTAACAGCACGGCACGCATCGCTCAAGAAGACCGAAATCTCCGAGAGCTGCCAGAAGCTGTTCGCCGGCGAGTTGATCGTCGAGTCCGAGGTCAAAGAGGCCGCGCTCGCCTGGGTGCCCAATGCGATGCGCTTCCTCGACGTCCCGGACGGCGCCATCGTCGATCCCTTCAACGAGGCCGAGCCCAATGGCCTTTCCGACGATGGCGGAGCTCTGCCCACGGCCGAGGACGAAGACGTCCTTGACGCCGTCGAGGCCTGA
- a CDS encoding PRTRC system protein B gives MSKHSTQFEATAGGLVLTNAILLYRTEAARSGTRYGAPGQDGRAFASLHHIEHDDDAGPRIAAGTPLTRAHLRQWSEALGRAAAPELLPHNVLVAHQDLLAWWIPAEVRPAYFNLSTPLAGLKALSTRTVVSVPYPAHLLVATKRSLGVYALREDERPTADSIVFHSPILNVYADGTLCWGNIPKPGTLSVSAIPDFERALFESWSTHPNHGQDQTVSGKGGLISLWDDLAARRAARFPVRRLKAFAVKRRSVAASSRKAIEPLTLGQLIERTRR, from the coding sequence ATGTCAAAGCATTCGACCCAATTCGAAGCCACCGCCGGCGGGCTGGTGCTGACCAACGCCATCCTGCTTTATCGAACCGAGGCCGCGAGAAGCGGCACGCGCTACGGCGCTCCCGGCCAGGATGGGCGGGCGTTCGCCAGCCTTCATCACATCGAGCATGATGACGACGCCGGGCCGAGGATCGCCGCCGGCACGCCGCTGACACGGGCGCACCTGCGCCAATGGTCCGAGGCCTTGGGTCGCGCCGCCGCGCCCGAGCTCCTCCCGCACAACGTGCTCGTTGCGCACCAGGATCTCCTCGCGTGGTGGATCCCGGCGGAGGTTCGTCCGGCCTACTTCAATCTGAGCACGCCGCTCGCCGGCCTGAAGGCTCTTTCCACCAGAACGGTGGTTTCGGTCCCTTACCCGGCCCACCTGCTCGTTGCCACGAAGCGATCGCTGGGAGTCTACGCGCTTCGAGAGGATGAGCGGCCGACTGCCGACTCTATCGTCTTCCATTCGCCGATCCTCAATGTCTACGCCGACGGCACGCTTTGCTGGGGGAATATCCCGAAGCCCGGAACGCTGTCCGTCTCCGCCATCCCGGACTTCGAGCGGGCATTGTTCGAGTCCTGGTCGACTCATCCCAATCACGGGCAGGACCAGACGGTCTCGGGCAAGGGTGGACTCATCTCCCTCTGGGACGACCTTGCGGCGCGCCGCGCCGCCCGCTTCCCGGTCAGGCGTCTCAAGGCTTTCGCCGTCAAACGTCGGTCGGTTGCGGCATC
- a CDS encoding PRTRC system protein E, producing MLIANLLPLLHRYSLGFDLVAGPDDTVTLTVIPRKVEGTAAALEVAETRPISITASAAEIDAELARGADGALGQLIATRKTLADQIADQREAAEAAKFASAEAAKARPTPAPAKTATTSASPAPAPSALPAEAKSNEPASLW from the coding sequence ATGCTTATCGCAAACCTGCTCCCACTGCTCCACCGCTATTCGCTAGGGTTCGACCTTGTCGCCGGGCCGGACGACACTGTGACCCTGACCGTCATCCCTCGGAAGGTCGAGGGCACGGCGGCCGCCCTCGAGGTCGCCGAGACACGGCCCATCTCGATCACCGCAAGCGCAGCGGAAATCGACGCGGAACTCGCGCGTGGCGCCGACGGCGCACTCGGTCAGCTGATCGCGACGCGCAAGACTCTCGCCGATCAGATCGCCGATCAACGTGAGGCCGCTGAAGCCGCCAAGTTCGCCTCGGCCGAGGCCGCCAAGGCAAGGCCAACACCGGCGCCGGCAAAGACGGCGACCACTTCCGCGTCGCCGGCACCAGCTCCGAGCGCGCTCCCGGCCGAGGCCAAATCGAACGAGCCGGCAAGTCTTTGGTGA
- a CDS encoding PRTRC system protein C, with the protein MQINHLSRAYRYDGIDLPVPPHLAEDPQGLRAYHATLYPAILNAELVDAGVTAGTHVTEYRRAVGTKG; encoded by the coding sequence ATGCAGATCAATCACCTTTCGCGCGCTTATCGATATGACGGGATCGACCTTCCGGTTCCGCCCCACCTTGCCGAAGACCCGCAGGGCCTGCGCGCGTATCACGCCACTCTCTATCCCGCGATCCTGAACGCCGAACTGGTCGACGCCGGCGTCACCGCGGGTACCCATGTCACCGAGTACCGCCGCGCGGTCGGCACCAAGGGATAG
- a CDS encoding ArdC family protein, whose translation MRANQKPSRDVAAEITNLIIRKLEEGVPPWSRPWRVSGAGGRPLRHCGTPYTGINTVYLWAIADANGYRSRYWMTYRQAEALGANVRRGESGSLSVYYSSFKKTESNPVTGAETEKNIRFLRHYVVFNADQIDGLPAYFYPGAETADPVDPSARQSAIDAFFGAIPADVRHGGDRAFFHPTFDYIQMPHQRSFKTMDHYASVRAHETTHWSGGTTRLARTFGKRFGDQAYAFEELVAEIGSGLVCAQLGLPNTLHDNHASYVAHWLGILRADKTAIIHAAAKAEQAFNYLLAFGSDHQARGASASGPVAALPAAA comes from the coding sequence ATGCGCGCCAACCAGAAACCGAGCCGGGACGTCGCCGCCGAGATCACCAACCTGATCATCCGCAAACTGGAGGAAGGTGTGCCCCCGTGGAGCCGGCCGTGGCGCGTGAGTGGCGCCGGGGGCCGACCGCTCCGTCACTGCGGCACGCCTTACACCGGCATCAACACTGTCTACCTCTGGGCGATCGCCGATGCGAATGGCTATCGATCGCGCTACTGGATGACCTACCGACAGGCCGAGGCCCTGGGCGCAAATGTCCGCCGCGGTGAAAGCGGCTCGCTGTCGGTCTATTATTCCAGCTTCAAGAAAACCGAGTCTAACCCCGTCACGGGCGCCGAGACCGAGAAGAACATTCGGTTCCTGCGCCACTATGTCGTCTTCAATGCCGATCAGATCGACGGCTTGCCGGCTTATTTCTATCCCGGCGCGGAGACTGCCGATCCGGTCGACCCGTCGGCTCGGCAGAGCGCGATCGACGCATTCTTCGGCGCCATCCCTGCGGATGTACGCCACGGCGGCGATCGCGCATTCTTCCACCCGACCTTCGATTATATCCAGATGCCGCATCAGCGATCCTTCAAGACGATGGATCACTATGCGTCAGTGCGCGCGCACGAGACGACGCACTGGTCGGGCGGCACCACCCGCCTCGCGCGTACGTTCGGCAAGCGGTTCGGTGATCAAGCCTACGCATTCGAGGAACTGGTCGCGGAGATCGGGAGCGGCCTCGTCTGCGCGCAGCTCGGCCTTCCCAACACGCTGCACGATAATCACGCGAGTTATGTCGCTCACTGGCTCGGCATTCTGCGCGCCGACAAGACCGCGATCATCCACGCGGCGGCCAAGGCGGAGCAGGCGTTCAATTATCTGCTCGCTTTCGGCTCCGATCACCAGGCGCGGGGCGCCTCGGCGTCCGGTCCTGTCGCCGCACTGCCTGCGGCGGCGTGA
- a CDS encoding reverse transcriptase domain-containing protein gives MLPETVKGRLEAIPALVASGKRVNGLYRLMGSRLLWEEGLQKIGSNKGAMTPGIDGETFADFGPEDLDPIIASVTAGTYDPKPVRRVFIPKGKGKRRPLGIPTRDDRLVQEVARQLLERIYEPVFSNASHGFRPGRSCHTALEHVKAVWTGVKWLVDVDVAGFFENIDHDILLRLLRKRIDDEKFIGLIGSMLKAGVMEDRVHTRTYSGTPQGGIVSPILANIYLHELDMFMAERIAAFERGKVRATNPEYGRLAGRIQKQRKRVTMLRAKDNVDEVKVAASLAKIQTLLPQKRSIPSRDAMDPGYRRLRYCRYADDFMIGVIGSKEDARSVFAEVRAFLTEALALTVSEEKSGIRKASDGAAFLGYEVRTYTTRQRVVRSRQGSVSFLRRPPSEVMQLHVPWEKVHAFASAKGYGDLSVLKPRHRSLLLSCSDVEIVLAYNAELRGFANYYALAKDVSFKLNRLEFLQRWSLFKTLASKHKTNVRAVVARMRTGQEFTIGYDVDGQPRSVKVWKLAHLKRDPATSSRIDIQPWTQVFTHSRTDWVDRQNAKQCEACGRSDVPCQVHHIRGMADVSHRGFVVRMKVARARRTVVLCEQCHWDTHRGRLPDLRQSDGSSQWRAACGESCTCGSAGGSGLTP, from the coding sequence ATGCTGCCAGAAACTGTGAAAGGCCGGTTGGAGGCCATTCCGGCGCTCGTTGCGTCGGGCAAAAGGGTGAATGGACTCTATCGTCTGATGGGGTCTCGCCTCCTTTGGGAGGAGGGGCTCCAGAAGATCGGATCCAACAAGGGTGCGATGACGCCGGGTATTGACGGCGAGACCTTCGCGGACTTCGGACCGGAAGACCTCGACCCGATTATCGCCAGCGTGACGGCAGGGACCTATGATCCCAAACCAGTGCGTCGGGTGTTTATCCCGAAAGGCAAGGGCAAACGGCGTCCGCTGGGCATTCCCACGCGCGACGACCGCCTCGTTCAGGAAGTGGCGCGGCAACTGCTCGAACGGATCTATGAACCGGTGTTCTCGAACGCCTCCCATGGATTCCGGCCGGGCCGGTCGTGTCATACGGCGCTTGAACACGTCAAAGCCGTATGGACGGGGGTGAAATGGCTCGTAGATGTGGATGTCGCGGGGTTCTTCGAGAACATCGACCACGACATCCTCCTGCGGCTGTTGCGGAAAAGGATCGATGACGAGAAATTCATCGGCTTGATCGGCAGCATGCTTAAGGCGGGTGTTATGGAAGACCGGGTTCACACCCGGACCTACAGCGGCACTCCGCAGGGCGGTATCGTCTCTCCAATCTTGGCCAACATCTACCTCCATGAACTCGATATGTTCATGGCGGAACGGATCGCGGCTTTCGAGAGGGGGAAGGTCCGTGCCACGAACCCGGAATATGGGCGACTGGCTGGGCGCATCCAGAAACAACGGAAGCGCGTCACCATGCTGCGGGCCAAAGACAATGTCGACGAGGTGAAGGTTGCGGCCTCCTTGGCCAAAATCCAAACCTTACTGCCGCAAAAGCGGTCCATCCCGTCGAGAGACGCGATGGACCCCGGTTATCGCCGACTTCGTTACTGTCGCTACGCGGACGACTTCATGATTGGGGTTATCGGTAGCAAGGAGGATGCACGAAGCGTGTTCGCCGAAGTCAGGGCATTCCTGACCGAGGCGCTGGCGCTCACGGTGTCCGAGGAGAAAAGCGGTATCCGCAAGGCGAGCGATGGAGCCGCCTTCCTTGGATATGAGGTCCGCACATATACGACACGCCAACGGGTTGTCCGGAGCCGACAAGGTTCCGTCAGCTTCCTTCGTAGGCCGCCGTCGGAAGTGATGCAGCTGCATGTCCCTTGGGAGAAGGTCCACGCGTTCGCTTCTGCAAAAGGTTATGGTGATCTGTCGGTGTTGAAGCCGCGTCATCGTAGCCTGCTGCTCAGCTGCAGCGACGTTGAGATCGTCCTAGCTTACAACGCCGAATTGCGGGGTTTTGCGAACTACTATGCTCTCGCCAAGGATGTGAGCTTCAAGCTGAACAGGCTTGAGTTTCTCCAGCGGTGGAGCTTGTTCAAGACCTTGGCCAGCAAGCACAAAACCAATGTGCGAGCGGTCGTGGCCCGCATGAGGACGGGGCAGGAATTCACCATCGGCTACGACGTCGATGGCCAGCCCCGATCGGTCAAAGTCTGGAAACTGGCTCATCTGAAACGTGATCCGGCCACCTCGTCCAGGATTGATATCCAGCCTTGGACGCAGGTGTTCACCCACTCACGTACGGACTGGGTTGATCGTCAGAATGCCAAGCAATGCGAGGCTTGCGGTCGATCCGATGTTCCGTGTCAGGTGCACCATATCCGGGGGATGGCCGATGTTTCGCACCGCGGTTTTGTCGTGAGAATGAAGGTGGCACGCGCCCGCAGGACGGTGGTCCTGTGCGAGCAATGCCACTGGGATACTCACAGAGGCCGCCTGCCCGATCTACGGCAAAGTGATGGTTCGTCACAGTGGAGAGCCGCATGCGGTGAAAGCTGCACGTGCGGTTCGGCGGGGGGATCAGGGCTGACTCCATGA
- a CDS encoding PRTRC system ParB family protein, protein MTAPQPTGTTMVPLARIAIGYNPRRYFDSKKHDELVASLRLRGMLQPILVRPADDGKDRYIIVAGGRRYRAALEAFGADGEAPVIIREMTDQEALEAAIDENDIRDDASETEQADAAVRVLAACQNDRGEAGRRLGWSRAKLDRRLALANLSDAVKLALDKRRIKVGHAELLAAVPADKQDKALETILGAGLDIGKTRDLLMRVTQNLADACFDKSECTTCPFNSGTQRALFETHVDDGHCTNAACFQLKTDAVEQARQEEQDRSAAADDTPDEGDLAEADEAEDQEDERADGVEATARRAALAPGTPSGRATVRSNANANGPSVTAKSIAGRTSDLREATWRTALARGLADNAFDARTAILVAALTGTLSQIKSGTLTARAGLLVNPSFPDLDFGGKINEVRELSEAQAATALSAIGAAYARDVQSFSHVADLARAFDVDIRQVWQVDRGFLERYTKDELKFVARECGLISHMGEKAFAKLLGSKKADLVTGMLNAAGFDWAGRLPSAMTLDGQYGAAPGAAPMSSRRVDALAA, encoded by the coding sequence GTGACCGCACCCCAGCCCACCGGAACCACCATGGTCCCACTCGCCCGGATAGCCATCGGCTACAACCCGCGCCGCTATTTCGACAGCAAGAAGCACGACGAACTTGTCGCGTCGCTCAGGTTGCGCGGCATGCTTCAGCCGATTCTGGTGCGTCCGGCCGACGATGGCAAGGATCGCTACATCATCGTCGCCGGCGGGCGGCGGTATCGCGCCGCGCTCGAGGCGTTCGGTGCGGACGGCGAAGCGCCGGTCATCATCCGGGAAATGACCGACCAGGAAGCGCTCGAGGCGGCGATCGACGAAAACGATATCCGGGATGACGCCTCCGAAACCGAGCAGGCCGATGCCGCGGTCCGGGTCCTCGCCGCTTGCCAGAACGACCGCGGCGAGGCCGGTCGACGTCTTGGCTGGTCGCGCGCCAAGCTCGACCGCCGCCTCGCGCTGGCCAACCTTTCGGACGCGGTGAAGCTCGCGCTCGACAAGCGCCGCATCAAGGTCGGCCACGCCGAGCTGCTCGCCGCCGTGCCGGCGGACAAGCAGGACAAGGCGCTCGAGACTATCCTGGGAGCCGGCCTCGACATCGGGAAGACCCGCGACCTCCTCATGCGCGTAACCCAAAACCTTGCCGACGCCTGTTTCGACAAGTCCGAATGCACGACCTGTCCTTTCAACTCCGGGACCCAACGCGCGCTCTTCGAGACCCACGTCGACGATGGCCATTGCACCAACGCGGCATGCTTCCAGCTCAAGACGGACGCGGTCGAGCAGGCCCGTCAGGAAGAGCAGGATCGTTCCGCCGCAGCCGATGACACCCCCGACGAAGGCGACCTCGCCGAAGCTGATGAGGCCGAGGATCAGGAAGATGAGCGCGCGGACGGGGTCGAGGCGACCGCTCGGCGAGCCGCGCTCGCGCCGGGAACTCCGTCAGGTCGGGCGACCGTGCGATCGAACGCGAATGCCAATGGCCCCAGCGTCACCGCGAAGTCGATCGCGGGCCGCACAAGCGATCTGCGGGAGGCAACCTGGCGCACCGCGCTGGCGCGCGGGCTCGCAGACAACGCTTTTGATGCTCGAACCGCCATCCTCGTCGCCGCGCTGACCGGGACGCTCTCCCAGATCAAGTCGGGCACGCTGACGGCGCGAGCCGGCCTTCTCGTCAACCCGTCCTTCCCTGATCTGGACTTCGGGGGCAAAATCAATGAGGTTCGCGAACTTTCCGAGGCCCAGGCGGCAACCGCGCTCTCGGCGATCGGCGCCGCCTACGCCCGCGACGTGCAATCGTTCAGCCATGTCGCCGATCTCGCAAGGGCGTTCGACGTCGACATCCGTCAGGTCTGGCAGGTCGATCGCGGCTTTCTCGAGCGATATACCAAGGACGAGCTGAAGTTCGTCGCCCGGGAGTGCGGGCTGATCTCGCACATGGGCGAGAAGGCCTTCGCCAAGCTTCTCGGCTCCAAGAAGGCCGATCTGGTCACCGGAATGCTGAACGCCGCCGGCTTCGATTGGGCGGGCCGGCTGCCGAGCGCGATGACCCTCGACGGGCAATATGGCGCGGCGCCCGGCGCCGCCCCGATGTCCAGCCGCCGCGTCGATGCGCTCGCCGCCTGA
- a CDS encoding thermonuclease family protein codes for MTVSGRGASQSFDAKARALDGDTVAVDFRLLGVDAFERHQLCQNVSGCWKCGKAAQDFAANALRSKAARISLRSGSSYGRPVATVIVDGQDLGERMIRAGLAVPELQYLRDDLTRARRYATAFARAKAARAGAFAGSWLEPSRWRHGQRLTCER; via the coding sequence TTGACCGTGTCCGGACGGGGCGCCTCACAATCCTTCGACGCCAAGGCCCGCGCTCTCGACGGCGATACAGTGGCCGTGGACTTCCGCCTGCTCGGCGTCGATGCGTTCGAGCGCCACCAGCTCTGTCAGAATGTTTCTGGCTGCTGGAAATGTGGCAAGGCTGCGCAGGATTTCGCCGCGAATGCCCTGCGCTCCAAAGCCGCAAGGATCAGCCTCAGGTCGGGCAGCTCTTATGGGCGGCCCGTCGCGACAGTCATCGTCGACGGGCAGGACCTCGGTGAACGCATGATCCGGGCCGGCCTTGCCGTTCCCGAACTGCAATATCTCCGCGACGATCTCACCCGCGCGCGACGCTACGCAACGGCCTTCGCGCGAGCCAAAGCGGCGCGGGCAGGGGCCTTCGCCGGCTCCTGGCTGGAGCCTTCGCGCTGGCGGCATGGTCAGCGCCTGACGTGTGAGCGTTGA